The following are from one region of the Gossypium hirsutum isolate 1008001.06 chromosome D03, Gossypium_hirsutum_v2.1, whole genome shotgun sequence genome:
- the LOC107950940 gene encoding disease resistance response protein 206, with the protein MASNTWGFLSFFMVLVVTSAYPIKTKQYKPCKHLVLYFHDIIYNGMNKENATSAIVAAPQGDNLTILASQFHFGNIAVFDDPITLDNNLHSKPVGRAQGMYLYDTKNTYTAWLGFSFVFNSTDYYQGTINFIGADPLMNKTRDISIVGGTGDFFMHRGVATLMTDSFEGEVYFRLKVDIKFYECW; encoded by the coding sequence ATGGCATCAAATACTTGGggtttcctttcatttttcatgGTTCTCGTTGTAACCTCAGCCTATCCAATCAAAACCAAGCAATATAAACCATGCAAACACTTGGTTCTTTACTTCCATGACATTATTTACAATGGGATGAACAAAGAGAATGCTACATCCGCCATTGTTGCAGCACCACAAGGAGATAACTTGACCATCTTGGCAAGTCAGTTCCATTTTGGGAACATAGCGGTATTCGATGATCCCATTACCCTGGATAATAACCTTCATTCAAAGCCTGTTGGTAGGGCTCAAGGCATGTATCTTTATGATACCAAAAACACTTACACTGCTTGGTTagggttttcatttgttttcaaCAGCACTGATTATTACCAAGGTACCATTAATTTCATTGGAGCTGATCCATTGATGAATAAGACTAGAGATATCTCTATTGTTGGTGGCACTGGTGACTTTTTCATGCATAGGGGTGTTGCAACTTTGATGACTGATTCCTTTGAAGGTGAAGTGTATTTCAGGCTCAAAGTTGATATCAAGTTCTATGAATGCtggtga
- the LOC121215409 gene encoding secreted RxLR effector protein 161-like — MTNCNSTKAPTEFSLKLIKKRDGKKVNSILYKQIVGSLMYLTTMMPNIIYSVSLTSRYIKSPNKKHVFTVKRILCYLQETKDFEIFYKNDEKSDMIGFTDSDYIRDQDGSTSDYVVMLGTMAISWSSKKQSIVTLLSTKAEFVVVTTYACQAIWLTRILEQLQFKLERATTTFYDNNVAIKLSKNLVLHGRSMPNITFTRS; from the coding sequence ATGACGAATTGCAACTCTACCAAAGCACCAACTGAGTTTAGCTTAAAGCTAATTAAAAAAAGAGATGGGAAGAAGGTGAATAGCATACTTTACAAACAAATTGTAGGCAGTTTGATGTATCTAACTACTATGATGCCAAACATTATATATTCTGTGAGTCTTACTAGTAGGTACATAAAGAGCCCGAATAAAAAGCATGTATTTACTGTCAAGAGAATCCTTTGTTACCTACAAGAAACCAAGGATTTTGAGATTTTCTACAAGAATGATGAAAAGTCAGACATGATTGGTTTCACTGATAGTGATTATATAAGAGATCAAGATGGAAGCACTTCAGACTATGTTGTTATGCTTGGCACAATGGCTATTTCGTGGTCATCTAAGAAGCAATCAATTGTCACATTATTAAGCACAAAAGCTGAATTTGTTGTTGTTACAACTTATGCTTGTCAAGCTATTTGGCTTACAAGAATCCTTGAACAACTACAATTCAAGCTAGAAAGAGCCACTACAACTTTCTATGATAACAACGTAGCCATCAAGTTGTCAAAGAATCTTGTGTTGCATGGAAGAAGCATGCCAAATATTACTTTCACGAGATCTTAG